GGTTGGAGTGATGCCCGTATCCAGTCAGAAATCGATGATGCAGCGAGACAGTTGGCTGAGCGGCATCGGGTCACAATTTCCTCTGAAGGGTCCGGCTATGCCCCACTAGGATGAGGTGGGCAATCGTGCTTTTTTCCAGCCTTGGCCGCCCTTTGAAACAGGACGGCATTTTTCCTGCCTTGTTGCACACTCATATCGATAATTGGCTCCTGTGGGCAGGGGGCGTTCATCGCGCAGGATGACCCTTGCATGTAGGGGCGCTGTGGCTATGGTGAGATCAGACTCAGGCGTGGTTGATATGCATGATCCTTGCATCTTCAAAGCATGTTTGGTTGAAAAATATCACGAATAAAAATCACAAAATAACACAAAATTATTGATTTTGAGATGTTATGTGTTACAAATCAAAGGTCCGTAGAAATGCCGGACGTGGAGGTGTCGCGTGAGAGGCGAAGACCGTAGACAATTCATTATGGATCTCCTCGTGGAGCACAGGGCCGTCGATATTGATGACCTTGCCCAGAGATTCAGCGTGTCGAAAATGACCATTCACCGGGATCTGGACGAGCTTGAACAGAGCGGTGTCTTGCGGAAAGTGCGTGGCGGGGCGACGGCTGATGCCGGCAACCAGTTCGAAAGCGATTTTCGCATTCGCGCTCGGCAGGATGCCGATGCCAAAAACCGGATGGCTGAAGAGGCTCTCAAGCTGATCGAACCGGGCATGACGGTGATGATCAATGATGGCTCGATGTCAGCTGTTTTGGGCTCAATGCTGAGCCAGAAGCGACCTCTCACTGTCATTACCAACAATCAGGCCATCATCAGCGCCCTGCTGGGCGAGGTTGGTATTACATTGTTGGTTCTGGGCGGGATCTATTCAGCCAAGTTCAACGCCTATAGCGGTGTGGTGACCGAAGAGACACTTCAGCGGTTGCGGGCCGATATTGCTTTTATTTCTGCACCGGCAGTCTCGGGGCTGCAGGCATTTCATATGGATGACAACATTGTGCGGGCCAAGCAGGCGATGATGCAGGCCGCCACCCGCAAATGTCTGCTGGTAAACCATTCCCGTTTCAATCGCACAGCGCTTCACGTTTTGTCGGATCTCAGGAGTTTCGACTGGATCATCACCGATGGTGAGCCCGATGCTAACGTGTCCGAAGAGCTCAAAGGGGCGGGATTAACCCTCACTGTTGCAAGGACTTAACCCATGACTGTCACCCCTCGTTTCTGGATCGGCACAAGCTGGAAGATGAACAAGACGCTGGCCGAAGCCGTCACCTTTGCAGAAGGTCTGAAGGCAGCGGACGCCAGCCGTGATCCGCGTATCCAGCGCTTTGTCATTCCGCCGTTCACCGCTGTGCGCGAAGTCAAGGCCATGTTGTCGGACAGTTCGGTCAAGGTCGGTGCGCAGAATATGCATTGGGATGATGCCGGCGCTTGGACGGGGGAAGTCTCGCCCTTGATGCTCACCGACTGCAATCTTGATATTGTCGAACTGGGACATTCCGAGCGGCGGGAATTTTTTGGTGAAACCAATGAGACGGTCGGCCTCAAAACCGAAGCGGCTGTCCGTCACGGTCTAACCCCCTTGATCTGCATCGGTGAAACCTTGGCAGACAAGGAAGCGGGAAAAGCGGCAGACGTGCTGGCTGAAGAAGTGCGTGGCGCGTTGGGCAAACTGAGTGGCGAACAAAAAGAATCCCAGATCCTTTTGGCTTACGAACCCGTCTGGGCCATTGGGGTGAATGGCATTCCGGCCAGCGCAGACTATGCCGACGCGCGGCAGGCCGAAATTCTCGATGTGGCCGAGGAAATGCTGGGCTATCGCCCGCTTTGCCTCTATGGCGGCTCAGTCAATCCGGGCAATTGTGAAGAGCTGATTTCCTGCCCGAATATTGACGGTCTGTTCATCGGACGGTCCGCATGGCATGTCGAGGGCTATCTCGATATCCTGACCAAATGCTCTGCCAAGTTAGACGCTTAAGAGCCTGGATAAGGCGAATTTTGGGCGCGGTCTATCCGCGCCTTATTCGTAAGCAAGACAAACAAAAACGCCGCATCAACCCCATATGGTTGGTGCGGCGTTCCCGTCTTGAAAACTGTAATCGAGTGATAAAAATCACATCTCAGACCTGCGGTCTTGCGCCAAATTGCTGCTCACGATGGCGGTGACCTTGAATGAGGGCGAGCGGGGCGGCCTGTTGCCAGACGGGAGAGATCTGCCCCGGTTCGGTCCTGCGGAGGTCAGAGACCGAACAGCCCTCAAGCTTGATTATACTTTGCGTCAACCGCATCGATCGCGGCAACGTTGCTCGCAGAGCGACCTTCTGGATCAAAGCTCTCTTTGAGGAATGTGTCGGCAATCGTCTTGGCGACTTCAGCACCGATGACCCGTGCGCCCATAGTGATGATCTGCGCATTGTTCGACAGGGCGGCGCGCTCTGCGGAATAGGTGTCATGGGTGAGAGCGGCACGAATGCCCGGAACCTTGTTGGCAGCAATGCACACGCCGATCCCCGTGCCGCACACCAGAATGGCGCGGTCATAGGTGCCATCAATCACTTTGGAGGCAACCCGGTCGGACAGGTTGGCATAAAAGGCGTCTGGTCCGTCTTCGGTGCGCGAAATCTCTGACACGTCGTAAGAATCCTTGAGATGTTCGGCCAGAATCTTGGCGAGGCCTTCTCCGGCGCTGTCGCCTGCAATTGCAATTTTCATGATGGCTTCCTTCCCTGAGACATTGGCCCTGAGGCTCCAAATCAAGTGGTTCAAACATGATGAACCTTAAAACGACACCGGTCGCTGACCGGCGGGTCATTGTTGCTGATCTCCGCGGATGGTTGTCTGGGGCGCTTTGCTTGGTGCGCGGCACCGGTTCGCCCATCCGTTTGAGTAGCTTGTGACTCTTTTTAACGCCGAAACATCACAAAAACAACACAAAATATGTGATTGAGTTGTGATTTTGAGGGAATTGTCGCCAATAAATCACATAATTCTTTAAGATTTGTGATTTTCAGTTGTGATTATGTGATGTTTGGTGTAGGTAAGGGGCCATAGGAGGACAGTGTGATGATCAGTGACCCATTCATTGCCAGCAAAGAGAAGCTGGCTCCCGAGAATTTTGCACTCGCCAACTGCATTCGCGCACTTTCGATCGACGCAGTCAATGCCGCCAATTCGGGCCATCCAGGCGCACCGATGGGCATGGCAGATGCGGCGACCGTGTTGTTTCGCAATCATCTGAAATTCGATGCATCCCAACCCAACTGGCCGGATCGGGACCGCTTTGTGCTGTCCAATGGCCATGCATCCATGATGCTTTATTCGTTGCTGCATCTGACCGGCTACGAAGACATGACCATTGAGGAAATTCGCAATTTCCGCCAGTGGGGATCCAAGACGGCAGGTCACCCGGAATATGGTCACGCGCAGGGCGTTGAAACCACTACCGGCCCGCTGGGGCAGGGCATTGCCACTGCTGTTGGTATGGCCATGTCCGAGCGTCTTCTGGCCGAGGAATTTCCGGGTCTGGTTGATCACAACACCTATGTCATGCTCGGCGACGGTTGCTTGCAGGAAGGCATTGGTCAGGAAGCCATCAGCCTTGCCGGCCATCTGGGCCTGGGCAAACTGATCGTGCTTTATGATGACAATGACATCACCATCGACGGTCCGACTTCGATTTCCTTTTCTGAAAATATTCCCGGTCGCTTCGAAGCTTGCGGCTGGCATGTGCAATCCTGCGATGGCCACGACGCCAATGCCATCGATGCAGCCCTTTCTGCTGCCAAGGCGGTGACAGACAAGCCTTCGATGATCGCCATGAAAACCGTCATTGGTTTTGGGTCTCCCAACCGGGCTGGTACGGCTGGCGCGCATGGTGCACCACTTGGGGCCGAAGAGGGCGAAGCTGCCAAACAGGCGCTTGGCTGGACGGCTGAGCCGTTCGAAATTCCGTCCGATCTCGCCCAAGACTGGCGCGCCATCGGAGCCAAAGGCCAGACCGCCCGCATGGATTGGGAAACGGCACTTTCCGAGCATCCGCAAGCGAATGATTTCATTCGGCGCCAAGCCACACATTTGCCGCAAGCCTACGAAACCGCTTTGTCAGACGCGCGCGCCGCGCTCTTTGCTGAACCAGCCAAGGTCGCGACCCGAAAGGCGTCGCAAATGGCGCTTGAAGCCTTGGCAGGGTCTCTGCCAGAGCTGGTCGGCGGCTCTGCGGATTTGACCGGCTCGAACCTCACCCGTGTCCCTGCGGTCGATAGCCAGTTTACCCGCGAAAAACCCGGCCGTTACATCGGCTATGGCGTGCGAGAATTCGCCATGTCTGCGGCGATGAATGGCATGGCGCTGCATCGGGGCTTCATCCCTTACGGCGGCACCTTTCTGGTTTTCAGTGACTATGCCCGCAATGCCATCCGCCTATCAGCTTTGATGGGCATTGGCACGATCTACGTCATGACCCATGACAGCATCGGCCTCGGTGAAGATGGCCCGACCCACCAACCGGTCGAGCATATGGCAAGCTTGCGGGTCATTCCGGGGCTTCAGGTCTTCCGCCCGTGCGATGCGATGGAAACGCTGGAATGCTGGGACATTGCCATCCGCTCGCGCACCACGCCAAGCCTGATGGCTCTGTCCCGTCAGGGCGTGCCACAGCTGCGCACCGAGGCTGGCGATGAAAATCTCACCGCCAAGGGGGCTTATGTTCTGCGGCACTATGGTGAGGGCCGCGACGTGACCCTGATCGCCACCGGCACCGAAGTGATGCTGGCGGTTGAAGCGGCTGAAAAGCTGCATGCGGACGGTCTCAGCGTGGCGGTTGTCTCCATGCCTTGCTGGGAATTGTTCGACGCCCAGCCACAAACCTATCGCGATGATGTGCTGGGCACCGCGCCGCGCATTGCCATTGAGGCGGCCAGCAAGTTTGGTTGGACCCGCTATGTGGCAAGCGAAGATGATGTGATCGGAATGGATGGCTTTGGTGCTTCGGCACCAGCTGAGCGCCTCTACGAGGAGTTTGGCATCACGTCTGACGCCATCATTGCCCGCGCTCGCACACTCTGCGGTAAATAAAGAGTCCACGTGGCGGTTCGACCCGAAGCGGTCGCCCGCCACCTTGCAAATATTTCTTGGAAAGGACTGGGGCATGGCCCAGATCGTGTTTGATCTTGATGGAACGTTGATCGACAGCGCTCCGGATTTGCAGGCGGTTGCCAACAAGGTGCTGGCGGACGAAGGCAAGCATCCTGTGTCACTGGCACAAGTCAGTGCATTTCTCGGATGCGGAACGCCCACCTTCGTCCAAAGAATGTGTGAAGCATCGGGCATTTCTCAAAGCGAACATAAACGCCTGTTGGCAAACTTTCGTGCGCTCTATGACGGGGCGGTGCATCACACCAAGCCTTATCCCGGTGTTCGCGACGCTTTGCATCAATTGGCCTCAGACGGGCACCAACTGGGAATCTGCACCAACAAGCCGATGAGCCCATGTCTGTCTGTCCTGCGTCATTTGCAGCTCGATCCGCACTTTGACTCCATATTGGGCGGCGATAGCTTGCCGGTTCATAAGCCCGATCCGGCCCCTTTGTTTGCCACCTTTGATGCGTTGGGCAATGGGGATCGCATCTATGTCGGCGACAGCGAAGTTGATGCCGAAACCGCGCGACGGGCAGGAGTGCCGTTTCTGCTCTATACCGAGGGCTATCGCAAACAGGCGATTGAGGAAATGCCGCACACCGCAACCTTTACCCATTTTGACGAACTGCCCGGGCTCATCACCCAGACTCTGGCATCCATTCACTAGAGACGCCACAACAGCCACAACCCGCCGACAGATCGGCACAATCAGACGAATTCAACCGCGCCTCGTAACGGCCCCCGGCGACTGATCCAACCAGATACGCACAGGCAATGCCGCCCCCACGAGACGCTTACTGGAGGAATGAGAAATGAAATTCTTTGTCGATACCGCAATCATCGAAGATATCCGTGAACTGAATGATTATGGCCTGCTTGATGGCGTGACCACCAATCCTTCGTTGATCGCCAAATCTGGCCGTGACTTCAAGGAAGTGATCGCTGAAATCTGCGCGTTGGTCGAAGGCCCGGTTTCCGCCGAAGTGGCCGCCCTCAATTTTGACGGCATGGTCGCCGAAGGTGAGCATCTGGCAGGCATTGCCGACAATGTGGTGATCAAGCTGCCCTTGACTTTGGATGGCCTGAAGGCTTGCCGCCACTTCACCATGAAAGGCATCAAGACCAACGTTACCCTGTGCTTCAGTGCCAACCAGGCTTTGCTTGCTGCCAAGGCTGGCGCCACCTTCATCAGCCCGTTCGTCGGTCGTCTTGATGACCTCAATATTGAGGGTATGGAGCTGATCAGCGATATTCGTCAAATCTACGACAATTATGACTTCAAGACCGAAATCCTGGCCGCTTCGGTCCGAACCGCCAACCATGTCAAGGATGCTGCTTTGGCCGGTGCCGATGTTGCCACCATTCCGCCTGCGGTCATCAAAGGACTGGCAGGCCACGTGCTGACCGACAAGGGGCTTGACCAGTTCGCCAAGGACTGGGCATCCACCGGCCAATCAATCCTCTGAACCTGATTTTCGGGCGATTGTCTTCATCGCTTCAGTGATTTGATACAAGCAAAGGCGGCTGCGTGTCGCCTTTGCTTTTTTGTTTGACGCGACCGAATGGGAATGCCAGAGGTCAGATCTGGTTAAAACCGTCAGTTTGTATCCAATTTTGATAAGTGCTCTGTTTCGTGAAACGTCAAGACAGGTGTACATTCAGATTTTAGAAATGCTACAGGGTCGTGGCGCTCCGGGCCTTTGCAGGGTTTTCCCGAAGCAGATTTGCAATTCGATGGTCGATCGGTCTGCGCGGTTGCGACCAAACGAATATTGTATATGATATCATTACCATAACGGGCCGGTGCGGATCTTTTGCTTCTTTCGAGTTGCGATGGCTGTGCGGGTCTTGACCACACGTGACGCCAAAACCCGGATCTGGATAGCAAGAAACAATGGCTCAAATCCTCCGACGTACGACCACCAACATTGTTGCAGATGAACTGCGCAAACGCATTATGTCTGGACAGTTGCGCGAAGGGGAGCAGGTGAGGCAGGAAGCGATTGCGACCGAGCTGGGTGTCAGTCGCATTCCGGTGCGCGAGGCCTTGCGGCAGCTGGAAGCAGAAGGGCTGATAACGCTGGTCTCGCACAAGGGTGCGGAAGTTACCCGGCTGGAACCATCCGAAATCGCTGAACTGTTCGAAGTCCGCATCATGTTGGAAAGCTGGATGTTCGAACATGCCATCGAGCATATCACGGAAAGCCACCTGGAAGCGGCGGAAAAGCTGATTGCCTCAATGCGCAATGACGCGATGATCGAAGAGTGGGGTGCGTTAAACTGGCAGTTTCACGAAACCCTCTACACGCCTGCCCGTAAGCCGGCCACGATGAAGATCCTGCGCCGTGTCCACGATAATATTGACCGTTATGTGCGCCTGCAGATTACCTTGACAGAAGACAGTCAGGAGCGGGCGCATAGGGAGCATCAGGCCATCGTTGATGCCGCGCGCAACAAGAATGCCAAAGTCGCGGTCGCTTTGCTCAACGATCACATCAATCATGTGAAAGAGCAGTTGCTGGCGAACCTTGTATCCAAGGAAAGCCATGAATAGGATTGGCCATCGCTCAGTTTGAAGGCGTCCCTGCGGTTTGACCCGCTATGGCTGCCAAGTGCGGCAGACGGGCTTCCATCTCACAGAGATAGGCTCCATCGAACAAATGCACCTTCTGCCCAATTTCTACCTGCATGGCAGCCAACTGGACGCGATCGCCTGTCTTTGTGCTGACCTCATCTGAACGGGTAGCTTTGGACGCTTCGATTGCCTCAGACGCACCCGTTGGTGCCTTGAAGGCCGTAAAGGCCATCACCTGATAGGATTGGGCATAGACGAAGGCGCTGTAAAGCATCAGCATTTTGAACCAGTATTTGCCACCACCATTTTTCAATACGCGCATGGGACCTCTCTCATTTTTTGACGCATCTTTACCCGACTGGGTCGGGACGAGTGTCGCCGCAAAAAGGTTAAGAAAAATGCGTGAAAATGCCTATGCAAAGCTGCATAAGGCTCTGAAATGCCGACTCAATGATTTTGTGGTGACCACCAACTTAAAATCGTTGGTAAAGAAACCTTTGCTCAAAAATGGGACAAGGTTTAATCGATTTGAGAGGAAAGTGAAAACGGATTCACGGCGCATGCCAGCCGCAGTCTCTCAGGCGGGGATCTCGTTAGGATAGCTTCGCCAGCGCATCCGGCAGGGCGTCGAAATGGTCGATCACCAGATCGGCCCCCAATGTTTCGACCGGGATTGGCGTATAGCCATGACTAAGCAATATGACCGGAATGCCCGCGGCCTGCGCAGCGTCGACATCGGTTTTGGTGTCGCCAATCATTACGCTTTGTTCTGCAATCCCACCCGCCGTCGCAATAGTATGCAGGATGTGCTGTGGATGGGGTTTGTGATGGGCAACCGAGTCGGCTCCGCAAATGGCGTGGAACAGCTCTGCCAGACCCAGCTCCTGCAACAGTCGCTGCGACAGATACTCTTTCTTGTTGGTGCAGACCCCAAGACGCAGATTTGCTTCAGCCATGGCGCGGAGCAGACGGTCGGCGCCCGGATAGGGACGGCTGGTGGCGCTGATATTGGCAATGTAATGGTCAAGGAATGGTGCGTGGCAGGTTTTTAAAAAATCATCATCCACCACACGCTGATGATAGGCAAACCCCCGTTTCAGCGTGGCAATCGCGCCATGTCCCACATGAGAGCGGATATGCGCGTCGGGCACACCGGGCAGATCATGCATAGCCAGAACATGATTGAGAGCCCCGATCAGGTCGGGAGCGGTGTCAACAAGAGTGCCATCCAGATCAAACAGGATGCAGGAAAAACGATGGTCTTGCATGGGCACTCCGGCGACGCGGTGAGGGTGTCGTATATATGATCCAGACAGGCCGGAACAGCTGGTGATTGGTGCGACGGTTCATAAAGACCCTGTTGCTCTTTCTTTTACCTCATGCACCAATCCGGTTCAATCGCAACAGGTTGCCGCAAGAGACAGCACCTACGACCATGGCGAACGAGGTGGTGTGTATTTTCAAATGTGGAACCTTTGACCACAGGGAACAAGGGGGCTTTCTGCGCGTCGGCCCTTTTCCATTGGTTGATGCCGTGCTAAGAGCTTGGCGAACAAGGAAAGACCATCGCCCCGGCTTGTCCGCCATATCGTGCGAGGCCGTGAGTGCCGGGCACCCGATAAGGGCGCCTTTGTGCAACCATTCGGGCAAAAGCTTTTGGGCAAAAGGTCAGTAGGGAAGAGCATCATCATGAGTGAAGATCTAAAACGCCAAGCCGCAGCGGCAGCGCTCAACTATGTAAAAGACAATATGAAACTGGGAATTGGCACTGGTTCGACCGCCGTCCATTTTATTCGTCTGCTTGGTGAGCGTGTCGCCAATGGCTTGACGGTCATCGGTGTGCCCACCTCTGAGGAAACCGCGAATCTTTGCCGTGAAGTGGGCGTGCCGCTTACGACGCTCGATGAGACGCCGGAACTGGACCTGACAGTCGATGGTGCGGATGAAATTGACCCGCAACTGCGTCTGATCAAGGGTGGCGGAGGCGCATTGCTGCGCGAAAAGATCGTCGCCAAGGCATCTCGGGACATGGTTGTCATTGCGCATAAATCGAAGGTCGTCGAAACCCTTGGCGCATTTCCGCTGCCAATCGAAGTCATGCCCTTCGGTTTGGCTGCAACGACCCTTGCGGTCAAGAATGTCTGCGCCCGCTTCGGCATGCAGGGAGAGATCTCTGTGCGCAAGACTGCGGACGGTGAAAATTATTTAACCGATGGCCAGCATTTCATCCTCGATGCCACATTTGGCCGCATTTCCGATGTAGATGGCCTTGATATGGCATTGCGGGCCGTCCCCGGCGTGGTGGAAACAGGCCTCTTCATCGGCATCGCATCGACCGCCGTTGTTGCAAGCGATGACGGAATTGAAATTTACAAGCCACAGGCTTAGATGCCCTCCAAAGGCATCATTTGAAGATATAGCGACATTCGAGACCTTTAAGAGGATTGAACCATGAAAAAGACCACGATCGTGTCTATCTGTGCGGGCGCCGCGATGAGCGTTTGTCTTGCCTTGCCAGCCCTTGCGCAGGATGCGAAGGCCAACGATACGCACCTTCAGGCAGCGATCGACGTTGTGGAGCAAACCGGCAACATGCCCGAGTTTGAAAAACAGCTCGAGCTGATTGTCAAAAACTCCAAGGTTTGGCTGGTGCGCCAGAATCCAAATGCGGAAAAAGACATCTATGAAGTGGTCGACAAGATTGCTGAAAACTACAAGGATGACCGGAAGAACCTGGTCGCCAGCGCTGCCGTCGCGTGGGCGCGGTATCTGAAAGAAGACGAACTGAAAGACGTGCTGGCTTTCTTTAAAACCGAATCCGGTCAGAAATTCGCAACTTATCAGCCGCGTATTCTTGGTGAAATGCTTGGCAATATTCAGGCCTACTCGAAGGAAACGACCCAGCGCATCGTGGCTCAGTCCATCAAGGAACTGAATGCCAAAGGACACAAGTTCCAGTAAGCGTTGCCGATCGTGCGTTACAATCAGCGCCTCCAACTTCGGGTTGGGGGCGCTTTTTTGTCTGTATCAGGCGTAGTTTGGTTGCAAGAAAATCGCGGATTTGTGATCACTTGTCATGTGTCATCGCGGGCGATGATCAGGCTAGGGGCTTTCAATCTCTGTCCCACCCCTTATGTTTGAGACAAATGAGCGGGGTGAATGATCCTGCTGGGATTGATCACTGACGCTGTCGGGATGAAGAAAGAGGCGAAAATGAGTGAATTTGATTATGACCTGTTCGTAATTGGCGCTGGCTCCGGCGGCGTTCGGGCTGCCCGCATGGCGGCAACCTATGGTGCCAAGGTGGCAATTGCCGAGGAATACCGTGTTGGGGGAACATGCGTGATCCGTGGCTGTGTGCCAAAGAAGCTGATGGTCTATGCTTCGAAATTCTCTCATGAATTTGAGGACGCGGCAGGCTTTGGCTGGACGGTCGGGGAGAGCCAGTTCGACTGGAACACGCTGATCGCGAACAAGGATGCGGAAATTGATCGGCTCAATGGCCTCTATATCAAAAATCTCGAACGACACAATGTCGAGATCATCCAGTCACGAGCGGAGCTCGAAGCGCCGCATCGGATCCGGCTGACCGGTGAGGATCGCTCCGTCACGGCCCGCACCATTCTGATTGCCACCGGTGGCGTACCCAACCTGCCGCTGGACCTGCCGGGTGTTGAACATCTCATCACCTCCAATGAAGTGTTCCATCTCGACGAACAGCCAAAACGGGTGTTGATCACTGGCGGCGGATATATTGCGCTGGAATTTGCTGGCATTTTCAACGGTTTGGGCACCGAGACAACGGTTCTTTACCGCGGCGAAGAAATTTTGCGTGGTTTCGACGATGATGTCCGCGCCACCCTGCACGAGGAAATGGAGAAACGTGGCGTCCGGATCGTGCTCCATGATGTCCTGACCTCTGTTGAGAAGAAGGCTGATGGTCTGCATGTCACCACCAAACAGGGTGAGACGATGGTTGTTGATCAGATCCTGTCAGGGATTGGCCGCTCGCCCTACACCAAGGGGCTGGGACTGGAAACGGTCGGCGTCGAACTGGATAGCAAAGGTGCGATCAAGGTTGATGCGCAGAACCGCACCAATGTCGACCATATCTATGCGGTCGGGGACGTCACCAACCGGGTCAATTTGACACCGGTCGCCATCCGTGAAGGGGCTGCCTTGGCCGAAACCCTGTTCAACGACAATCCGACAATTGTCGACTATGAGAATATTCCCACTGCAGTCTTCACCCAGCCGGAAATCGGCACCGTTGGCATGACTGAAGCAGAAGCTATCGCAACCCATGACAATCTCGACATCTATCTCGCCAAGTTCCGTCCGATGAAAAACACGTTGGCGGGCAATGACGAGAAGATGCTGATGAAGCTGATTGTTGATGCGGACAGCGACAAGGTGTTGGGCTGTCATATTCTGGGCCCGGATTCTGGTGAAATGTCCCAGCTTCTGGGTATTGCCATCAAGATGGGGGCAACCAAGGCCAATTTTGATGCCACAATGGCAGTGCATCCGACCGCTTCGGAAGAGCTGGTCACGATGAAAGAGCCATCCAAACGCATCCGCAAGGATGACTGACACGCTCATCTTGAGGCCCATCAAACCAAATGACGTCGAGCCCGCAACCCAATGCGGCCTCGACGCTTGGTGTGGTGGAATTCTACCCTTGCTCAATGGCTTTGGTGCGTTGGATTTTCTGCGCATCGAGCGACTGTTTCATGACTTTCTTCTTGCCGGCATAGAGACAAAGGATGACCAACTGATCGTCGCCGATCTGGAGGGCCAAATTCTCGGATTCTATTGCCTTGAAACCCGAACCGGCGAGTTGACGGACCTCTGGCTCGCTCCTCAATGGCATGGAAAAGGCATTGCAACACGCATGTTTGGCGATGCCAAGGAGCGGAGCAGGCGCGCTGGCCGCGAAGAACTCAAACTGAAAGTGTTGGTCGGCAACCAAAGGGCCTTGGCATTTTATCGCAAAGAAGGCATGGAAGAGGCGGGTCGGCAGACTGCATTTGATGCGGCGCTCCAACAGAGGCTGGAAAAAATCATCATGCGGCTGAGGCTTGATGGCTGATCACAGCCTCGCTCAGCCCATCCAGAAACGGAAAAGATCAAAGTGACGCTCGAACAGGTACGAGAAAAACCACAAGAATGGGTCGGCTATTTTGGTTATGGCTCCCTCGTCAATGACGATACACGCAATGCAGAAAGCTTTGGCTTTGCCGGTCGTTTGAAGGGATATCGCCGCCGCTGGTCGATCTGGTCTGCCAGTGCAGAACGCCGCGCCTTCGGGTTCGGAGGGGTGGCTGCCTTGTCGGTGACTGCCAATGCCGAGAGCCTCTGCGATGGCCTTCTGATTTTTGACCGCAAGGACCATTTGCCCAAAGTTGACGAGCGCGAGGCAATGTATGATCGGGTAAAGCTGGACTTGTGCAATTTCTCCAGCAAGGAGAAC
This genomic stretch from Cohaesibacter intestini harbors:
- a CDS encoding HAD family hydrolase, with the translated sequence MQDHRFSCILFDLDGTLVDTAPDLIGALNHVLAMHDLPGVPDAHIRSHVGHGAIATLKRGFAYHQRVVDDDFLKTCHAPFLDHYIANISATSRPYPGADRLLRAMAEANLRLGVCTNKKEYLSQRLLQELGLAELFHAICGADSVAHHKPHPQHILHTIATAGGIAEQSVMIGDTKTDVDAAQAAGIPVILLSHGYTPIPVETLGADLVIDHFDALPDALAKLS
- the rpiA gene encoding ribose-5-phosphate isomerase RpiA, whose amino-acid sequence is MSEDLKRQAAAAALNYVKDNMKLGIGTGSTAVHFIRLLGERVANGLTVIGVPTSEETANLCREVGVPLTTLDETPELDLTVDGADEIDPQLRLIKGGGGALLREKIVAKASRDMVVIAHKSKVVETLGAFPLPIEVMPFGLAATTLAVKNVCARFGMQGEISVRKTADGENYLTDGQHFILDATFGRISDVDGLDMALRAVPGVVETGLFIGIASTAVVASDDGIEIYKPQA
- a CDS encoding DUF2059 domain-containing protein; protein product: MKKTTIVSICAGAAMSVCLALPALAQDAKANDTHLQAAIDVVEQTGNMPEFEKQLELIVKNSKVWLVRQNPNAEKDIYEVVDKIAENYKDDRKNLVASAAVAWARYLKEDELKDVLAFFKTESGQKFATYQPRILGEMLGNIQAYSKETTQRIVAQSIKELNAKGHKFQ
- the gor gene encoding glutathione-disulfide reductase, translating into MSEFDYDLFVIGAGSGGVRAARMAATYGAKVAIAEEYRVGGTCVIRGCVPKKLMVYASKFSHEFEDAAGFGWTVGESQFDWNTLIANKDAEIDRLNGLYIKNLERHNVEIIQSRAELEAPHRIRLTGEDRSVTARTILIATGGVPNLPLDLPGVEHLITSNEVFHLDEQPKRVLITGGGYIALEFAGIFNGLGTETTVLYRGEEILRGFDDDVRATLHEEMEKRGVRIVLHDVLTSVEKKADGLHVTTKQGETMVVDQILSGIGRSPYTKGLGLETVGVELDSKGAIKVDAQNRTNVDHIYAVGDVTNRVNLTPVAIREGAALAETLFNDNPTIVDYENIPTAVFTQPEIGTVGMTEAEAIATHDNLDIYLAKFRPMKNTLAGNDEKMLMKLIVDADSDKVLGCHILGPDSGEMSQLLGIAIKMGATKANFDATMAVHPTASEELVTMKEPSKRIRKDD
- a CDS encoding GNAT family N-acetyltransferase, translating into MTDTLILRPIKPNDVEPATQCGLDAWCGGILPLLNGFGALDFLRIERLFHDFLLAGIETKDDQLIVADLEGQILGFYCLETRTGELTDLWLAPQWHGKGIATRMFGDAKERSRRAGREELKLKVLVGNQRALAFYRKEGMEEAGRQTAFDAALQQRLEKIIMRLRLDG
- a CDS encoding gamma-glutamylcyclotransferase family protein, yielding MTLEQVREKPQEWVGYFGYGSLVNDDTRNAESFGFAGRLKGYRRRWSIWSASAERRAFGFGGVAALSVTANAESLCDGLLIFDRKDHLPKVDEREAMYDRVKLDLCNFSSKENLPAGIDCYIYVGHTPHTEVADPDYPILQSYVDAVMQGFLHKFGEEGVARFVAETDGWQTPIVQDRDRPFYPRSVTLNLEEEELIDHYVKLSGAPQVSLP